A DNA window from Thiopseudomonas alkaliphila contains the following coding sequences:
- a CDS encoding bifunctional aminoglycoside phosphotransferase/ATP-binding protein, which produces MTQALINALQNPDLYPHPVDEFQVIETHISWVILTGSYAYKVKKAVDFGFLDFTQVAARKHFCEEELRLNQRLIEDLYLEVLPITGSLEAPVINGEGPAIEYMLKMRQFPQTQLLGDMQKRGELTEAHMDALAKQIADFHLSAPQVPASHALGDPHAIMAPIRQNFEQIRPLLSDKKDLQQLDALEAWAETSFERLLPLLEQRRHNGSIRECHGDIHLGNVTLFEGKVALFDCIEFNEPFRLIDVASDAAFLAMDLEDRGLKALSRRFINAWIEHTADHQAMPLINFYKAYRAMVRGKVNLFRLAQEQDAVQRAAIIQLYRNYAALAESYSAIPSRLLAITHGISAVGKSHVAMRLVEALGALRFRSDIERKRLFGEQPSDQQEVMGGGIYNPNASAETYARLHELATQALQAGYPAVIDATYLKHEQRQAAALIAEELGVPFIILDCQAPDTVIAKWLEQRQNEGLDPSDATAEVIQQQQQNREPLTAEELNSRYPVETNEPASLDNLIKHIRAQFPGF; this is translated from the coding sequence GTGACTCAAGCTCTTATCAATGCATTGCAGAATCCCGATCTATATCCGCACCCAGTAGATGAATTTCAAGTAATTGAAACCCATATCTCCTGGGTGATTTTGACCGGCTCCTATGCATATAAAGTCAAAAAGGCGGTCGATTTCGGGTTCTTAGATTTTACTCAAGTTGCCGCCCGTAAACACTTCTGTGAAGAGGAGCTGCGCCTTAACCAACGCCTTATCGAAGACCTCTATCTAGAAGTCTTGCCAATTACCGGTAGCCTTGAAGCCCCGGTCATTAATGGCGAAGGACCAGCGATTGAGTACATGCTAAAAATGCGCCAGTTCCCACAAACCCAGTTATTGGGTGATATGCAAAAACGTGGCGAACTCACCGAAGCCCATATGGATGCCTTAGCTAAACAAATCGCTGACTTTCACCTCAGTGCGCCTCAAGTACCAGCTTCACACGCACTGGGTGATCCCCATGCGATTATGGCACCGATCCGCCAAAATTTTGAGCAGATCCGCCCGCTGCTAAGCGACAAAAAAGACTTACAGCAATTAGATGCCTTAGAAGCTTGGGCCGAAACCTCCTTCGAGCGTTTACTTCCCCTGTTAGAGCAGCGCCGTCACAATGGTTCAATCCGTGAGTGCCACGGCGACATCCATTTAGGTAACGTTACCCTATTTGAAGGCAAGGTCGCGCTGTTTGACTGCATTGAATTTAACGAGCCATTTCGCTTAATTGACGTTGCCTCAGATGCCGCCTTTTTAGCCATGGACCTTGAAGACCGTGGTTTAAAAGCCTTATCACGACGTTTTATTAACGCTTGGATTGAGCATACCGCTGATCACCAAGCGATGCCTTTGATTAACTTCTACAAAGCCTATCGCGCCATGGTACGCGGTAAGGTTAATTTATTTCGCTTAGCTCAAGAGCAAGACGCGGTACAACGGGCAGCGATTATTCAGCTGTATCGTAACTACGCAGCGCTCGCAGAAAGCTACAGCGCAATTCCCTCACGCTTACTGGCCATTACTCATGGTATTTCTGCCGTTGGCAAAAGCCATGTCGCCATGCGCTTAGTGGAAGCCTTAGGTGCCCTACGCTTTCGCTCAGACATTGAGCGTAAACGATTATTTGGTGAGCAACCTTCTGATCAACAAGAGGTGATGGGTGGCGGTATCTATAATCCTAATGCCAGTGCTGAAACCTATGCGCGCTTACACGAGTTAGCCACCCAAGCGTTACAAGCTGGCTATCCGGCGGTCATTGATGCAACCTATTTAAAACATGAGCAGCGTCAAGCGGCGGCACTGATTGCTGAAGAGTTAGGCGTGCCCTTTATTATTCTGGACTGCCAAGCACCGGATACCGTCATTGCCAAGTGGCTCGAGCAACGGCAAAACGAAGGCTTGGATCCTTCCGATGCCACTGCAGAAGTTATTCAACAACAGCAGCAAAACCGTGAACCACTCACCGCTGAAGAGCTCAACTCACGTTATCCAGTTGAAACCAATGAGCCAGCCTCTTTGGATAACTTAATTAAGCATATTCGCGCGCAGTTTCCAGGATTTTAA
- a CDS encoding tetratricopeptide repeat protein — protein MKNITWLLLGSSLLLAGCNTTNPYQRSQVPVVEAGGPLTAGVLRDRDARMAAGNATQAPTRAPVSAPSNAWPRETDSGVVAIPQGVDTGKLETSPVISGEEIKQQYQQRQQQVQQRFDSEVKQQGAQLKAPVVALLGSADQAKSQGNLDSAAANLERALRISPREPEVLMRLADIRLKQGNPAQAEQLAQQGLNAVPSNTPLAASLWDIIAQARDMQNDQQGAQQARDKARVTL, from the coding sequence TTGAAAAATATAACTTGGCTACTATTAGGCAGCTCATTATTGTTAGCGGGCTGTAATACCACTAATCCTTATCAGCGCAGTCAGGTACCGGTAGTAGAGGCAGGTGGGCCGTTAACTGCAGGCGTATTGCGTGACCGTGATGCTCGGATGGCCGCAGGTAACGCGACTCAAGCTCCCACGCGTGCGCCAGTCAGCGCTCCGTCAAATGCTTGGCCGAGAGAGACTGATTCAGGCGTAGTGGCAATTCCTCAGGGGGTAGATACTGGGAAGCTAGAAACTTCACCTGTGATTAGTGGTGAAGAGATCAAGCAGCAGTACCAGCAACGCCAGCAACAGGTACAGCAGCGTTTTGACTCAGAAGTTAAGCAGCAAGGTGCGCAGTTAAAAGCGCCGGTGGTAGCGTTACTAGGAAGCGCTGATCAGGCTAAAAGCCAAGGTAATTTAGATAGTGCAGCAGCTAACTTGGAGCGAGCACTGCGTATTTCACCGCGAGAGCCTGAGGTGTTAATGCGCTTAGCCGATATCCGCTTGAAGCAGGGTAATCCAGCGCAAGCAGAACAGTTGGCGCAACAAGGGCTGAATGCGGTGCCTAGTAATACCCCCTTAGCAGCAAGTCTGTGGGATATTATTGCCCAAGCTCGGGATATGCAAAATGATCAGCAAGGGGCCCAGCAAGCCCGTGATAAAGCACGAGTGACGTTATGA
- the typA gene encoding translational GTPase TypA, with product MIDKLRNIAIIAHVDHGKTTLVDALLRASGTLDRKELDSDRVMDSNDQEKERGITILAKNTAINWNDYRINIVDTPGHADFGGEVERVMSMVDCVLLVVDSIDGPMPQTRFVTQKAFQAGLNPIVVVNKIDRPGARPDWVVDQIFDLFDNLGATDEQLDFPIVYASALNGIAGLDPEEMADNLDPLFEAIVKYVEPPKVDVDGPFQMQISALDYSNFLGVIGVGRINRGSIHANSPVTSIDANGKRRNGRILKIMGHHGLQRVEVEEAHAGDIVCISGFEPLFISDTLCDQQHVEALPALTVDEPTVSMTFQVNDSPFAGKEGKFVTSRNIKERLEKELLHNVALRVEQGSDPDKFKVSGRGELHLSVLIETMRREGFELAISRPEVVIKEVDGEKQEPYENVIIDIEEQHQGTIMEQMGLRKGDLKDMVPDGKGRVRLDYVIPARGLIGFRNQFMTLTSGTGILTSTFSHYGAIRSSEVTARQNGVLVSMATGKALSYSLETLQSRGKLFLSPGDEIYEGQLAGIHSRDSDLVINPTKGKKLDNMRASGKDETIALVPPIRFTLEQALEFIDDDELVEVTPVSIRLRKKHLTENDRKRHERSKA from the coding sequence GTGATTGATAAATTACGCAACATTGCCATTATTGCCCACGTTGACCATGGTAAAACGACCTTGGTTGATGCCCTATTACGTGCCTCCGGCACCTTGGATCGTAAAGAACTAGACTCTGACCGAGTCATGGACTCTAACGATCAAGAAAAAGAGCGTGGCATTACCATTTTGGCGAAAAACACTGCGATTAACTGGAATGATTACCGGATTAATATCGTCGATACCCCAGGCCACGCTGACTTCGGTGGTGAAGTTGAGCGGGTAATGAGCATGGTTGACTGTGTGCTACTGGTGGTTGACTCTATTGATGGCCCAATGCCACAAACCCGTTTTGTGACGCAAAAAGCCTTCCAAGCTGGCTTGAACCCAATCGTAGTTGTTAACAAAATCGACCGTCCGGGCGCGCGTCCAGACTGGGTAGTTGATCAAATTTTTGACCTGTTTGATAACCTAGGTGCGACCGACGAGCAGTTGGATTTCCCCATTGTGTACGCCAGTGCGTTAAATGGTATTGCAGGACTTGATCCAGAAGAAATGGCCGATAACTTAGATCCGTTATTTGAAGCCATTGTTAAGTACGTAGAGCCGCCCAAGGTTGACGTTGATGGCCCATTTCAGATGCAAATCTCTGCCTTGGACTACAGCAACTTCTTAGGTGTTATCGGTGTAGGCCGTATTAACCGCGGTAGCATTCACGCTAATAGCCCAGTGACCTCGATTGATGCCAATGGTAAGCGTCGTAATGGTCGTATTTTAAAAATCATGGGTCACCATGGTTTACAGCGGGTTGAAGTAGAAGAAGCACACGCTGGTGATATCGTGTGTATCAGCGGTTTTGAGCCACTGTTTATTTCTGACACCCTGTGTGATCAGCAACACGTTGAAGCATTGCCAGCACTGACCGTAGATGAGCCAACGGTGAGCATGACGTTCCAGGTCAACGACTCTCCATTTGCCGGTAAAGAAGGTAAGTTTGTTACTAGCCGCAACATTAAAGAGCGTCTAGAAAAAGAGTTGCTGCATAACGTAGCGTTACGTGTAGAACAAGGTTCAGATCCTGATAAATTTAAAGTGTCAGGCCGTGGTGAGCTGCACTTATCGGTCTTAATTGAAACCATGCGCCGTGAAGGCTTTGAGTTGGCTATTTCTCGCCCTGAAGTGGTGATCAAAGAAGTAGATGGCGAAAAGCAAGAGCCTTACGAAAACGTGATCATTGATATCGAAGAGCAGCACCAGGGCACCATTATGGAGCAAATGGGACTGCGTAAAGGTGATCTGAAAGACATGGTGCCAGACGGTAAAGGCCGTGTACGTTTAGATTACGTTATTCCTGCACGTGGTTTAATTGGTTTCCGTAACCAGTTTATGACCCTTACTTCAGGTACCGGTATTTTAACCAGTACCTTCAGCCACTACGGCGCGATTCGTTCCTCTGAAGTGACTGCGCGTCAAAACGGTGTGCTGGTGTCTATGGCAACCGGTAAAGCGTTGAGCTATTCGCTGGAAACCTTGCAAAGCCGCGGTAAGCTATTCTTATCGCCAGGTGATGAAATCTATGAAGGCCAGTTGGCCGGTATCCATAGCCGCGATAGCGATCTAGTGATTAACCCAACTAAGGGTAAAAAACTGGATAACATGCGCGCCTCTGGTAAAGATGAAACCATCGCGTTAGTACCACCGATTCGCTTTACCCTTGAGCAAGCGCTAGAGTTCATTGATGACGATGAGCTGGTGGAAGTTACGCCGGTGTCGATTCGTTTACGTAAGAAACACTTAACGGAAAACGATCGTAAGCGTCACGAGCGTTCAAAAGCTTAA
- a CDS encoding DUF3298 and DUF4163 domain-containing protein: MLRAGFLVFISLLLSACQTFNSASGKVVKPERIQWEQTNHQCRGEQCSLVNMDTLVFPKQPHLNQLITRNLLKMANDEGANLANRTLEQYSQRFLATAEPGWQAWLQARVLDQHNSIASIEFSSYIYTGGAHGMPGRATLIYDWNKQQVITLQDMLRPGQEAAFWELAERAHLRWLDSKNLQQEDPNFLQQWPFQKTDNIALTKYKVQLIYPVYALAPYSSGHPVLDIPKTALLKIFKPEYLR; encoded by the coding sequence ATGCTACGTGCTGGTTTTTTAGTGTTTATCAGTTTATTGCTCAGTGCTTGCCAAACCTTTAATTCCGCTAGCGGTAAAGTAGTCAAACCTGAGCGGATTCAATGGGAGCAGACCAATCATCAATGCCGTGGAGAGCAATGCAGCTTGGTCAATATGGATACCTTGGTTTTCCCCAAGCAACCACACTTGAATCAATTAATTACCCGCAATCTGCTAAAAATGGCCAATGATGAAGGAGCCAACTTAGCCAATCGTACCCTCGAGCAATACAGTCAGCGCTTTTTAGCTACGGCTGAGCCGGGCTGGCAGGCTTGGTTACAAGCGAGAGTACTAGATCAGCATAATTCGATCGCCAGTATCGAGTTTTCTAGCTATATCTATACCGGTGGCGCCCATGGTATGCCAGGCCGAGCCACCTTAATTTATGACTGGAATAAACAGCAAGTGATTACCTTGCAAGATATGCTGCGCCCAGGACAAGAAGCCGCTTTTTGGGAGTTAGCTGAGCGAGCGCATTTACGCTGGCTAGACTCAAAAAATCTGCAGCAAGAGGATCCTAATTTTCTACAGCAGTGGCCGTTTCAGAAAACCGATAATATTGCGCTGACCAAATATAAGGTACAGCTGATTTACCCAGTCTATGCACTTGCGCCTTATTCCAGCGGACATCCGGTACTGGATATTCCAAAAACAGCGTTGCTCAAGATTTTTAAACCCGAATATCTACGCTAA
- a CDS encoding fumarate hydratase has product MTVIKQDDLIQSVADALQFISYYHPVDFIQAMHEAYLREESPAAKDAMAQILINSRMCATGHRPLCQDTGIVTVFVRVGMDVRWDGATMSVDDMINEGVRRAYKLPENVLRASILADPAGARKNTKDNTPAVIHYSLVPGNTVEIDVAAKGGGSENKAKMAMLNPSDSIVDWVLKTVPEMGAGWCPPGMLGIGIGGTAEKAAVMAKEVLMESIDIHELQQRGPQNRAEELRLELFDKVNQLGIGAQGLGGLTTVLDVKIKDYPTHAASLPVCIIPNCAATRHAHLVLDGSGPVSLEAPPLDAYPEIVWEAGPSARRVNLDEITPEEVKSWKPGETVLLNGKMLTGRDAAHKRMVDMLNRGESLPVDLKNRFIYYVGPVDPIAGEVVGPAGPTTATRMDKFTRQVLESTGLLGMIGKSERGPIAIDAIKDNQAVYLMAVGGAAYLVAQAIKKARVVAFEELGMEAIYEFEVKDMPVTVAVDTQGESVHLTGPKLWHEKIAENLAVEIK; this is encoded by the coding sequence ATGACCGTGATAAAGCAAGATGACCTTATTCAAAGCGTCGCCGACGCCCTGCAGTTTATTTCTTATTATCATCCCGTAGACTTTATTCAAGCGATGCATGAAGCCTACCTGCGCGAAGAATCCCCAGCAGCTAAAGATGCTATGGCGCAAATTCTCATCAACTCTCGGATGTGCGCCACCGGCCATCGCCCACTCTGCCAAGATACCGGAATTGTCACCGTATTTGTCCGTGTTGGTATGGATGTGCGCTGGGATGGTGCGACCATGAGCGTTGATGACATGATTAACGAAGGTGTTCGCCGCGCCTACAAACTGCCAGAAAACGTCTTACGCGCCTCAATCCTGGCTGACCCTGCTGGTGCCCGCAAAAATACTAAAGACAACACCCCTGCTGTTATTCACTATTCCTTAGTGCCAGGTAATACCGTAGAGATTGACGTGGCAGCTAAAGGTGGCGGCTCTGAAAACAAAGCCAAGATGGCGATGCTTAACCCTTCAGACTCAATTGTTGATTGGGTGCTCAAAACAGTTCCAGAAATGGGTGCGGGCTGGTGTCCACCAGGTATGCTCGGTATTGGTATTGGTGGTACGGCAGAAAAAGCAGCTGTGATGGCAAAAGAAGTATTAATGGAGTCCATTGATATTCACGAGCTGCAACAACGTGGCCCACAAAACCGCGCAGAAGAACTGCGCCTAGAACTCTTTGACAAGGTCAACCAACTAGGTATCGGCGCCCAAGGTTTAGGCGGTTTAACCACTGTTTTAGACGTCAAAATTAAAGACTACCCAACCCATGCCGCTTCTTTACCGGTGTGCATTATTCCAAACTGCGCCGCCACTCGTCATGCTCACTTAGTGCTCGATGGCTCAGGCCCAGTCAGCTTAGAAGCACCGCCATTAGATGCCTACCCAGAAATCGTTTGGGAAGCAGGTCCTTCAGCGCGCCGAGTGAATTTAGATGAAATCACACCAGAAGAAGTAAAAAGTTGGAAACCAGGCGAAACTGTACTGCTCAACGGTAAAATGCTCACCGGACGTGATGCTGCCCATAAGCGTATGGTCGATATGCTAAACCGAGGTGAAAGCTTACCGGTTGATCTAAAAAATCGCTTTATCTACTACGTTGGCCCAGTGGATCCGATTGCCGGTGAAGTAGTAGGCCCTGCAGGCCCGACCACCGCCACCCGAATGGATAAATTTACTCGCCAAGTCTTAGAAAGTACTGGCTTACTAGGCATGATCGGTAAGTCTGAGCGCGGTCCTATTGCAATTGATGCAATTAAAGATAACCAAGCAGTGTACTTAATGGCTGTTGGTGGAGCTGCCTACTTAGTTGCTCAAGCGATTAAGAAAGCCCGTGTTGTAGCTTTTGAAGAGCTCGGGATGGAAGCCATCTATGAGTTTGAGGTTAAAGATATGCCTGTCACCGTGGCAGTAGATACCCAAGGTGAGTCAGTGCACTTAACGGGCCCTAAACTTTGGCACGAGAAGATTGCAGAGAACCTTGCAGTCGAGATTAAGTAA
- a CDS encoding YqcC family protein: protein MSAEIRAQLASAFEELVIEMQALDWWTLPRPSLAALASEQPFAADTMAFNQWLRWVFVERLQALLDSPESALPTRCSIEPMAEYMHQHELEKVAALLAKLRLIDQLLTRE, encoded by the coding sequence ATGAGTGCCGAAATTCGTGCGCAGTTAGCCAGCGCTTTTGAAGAACTAGTTATTGAAATGCAAGCCCTTGACTGGTGGACTTTACCCAGGCCATCGCTGGCAGCCTTAGCCAGCGAGCAGCCCTTTGCTGCTGACACTATGGCGTTTAATCAATGGTTACGTTGGGTGTTTGTTGAGCGCTTACAGGCGTTGTTGGATAGTCCAGAGAGTGCTTTGCCGACTCGCTGTAGCATTGAGCCGATGGCTGAATACATGCATCAGCATGAGCTTGAGAAAGTGGCTGCGTTATTGGCGAAACTTCGACTTATAGACCAGCTATTAACTCGAGAATAA
- a CDS encoding RDD family protein, with protein sequence MAKPLLKPSGNFPLAGLGKRLAAMFYDSLLVIALVMVLTLIYQQVVLRLIYGADKLQQLSESGQLDIDPLLSTLLLFSVFAFFAKFWTHTGQTLGMQVWGVRVQNKDGSAISLWQALLRFFVAIPSLLLGGLGYFWLVFSAKKATWHDLYSDSVVIQLPKNAHKK encoded by the coding sequence ATGGCTAAACCGTTGCTCAAACCGTCTGGAAACTTTCCGCTTGCAGGACTTGGCAAACGTCTGGCGGCAATGTTTTACGACTCATTATTAGTCATTGCCTTAGTGATGGTACTGACGCTAATTTATCAGCAAGTTGTGCTGCGTTTAATCTATGGCGCAGATAAGCTGCAGCAACTTTCAGAAAGCGGGCAGCTAGATATTGATCCGCTGCTCTCAACCTTACTATTATTCAGTGTATTCGCTTTTTTTGCCAAGTTTTGGACTCACACCGGACAAACCCTAGGCATGCAAGTTTGGGGAGTACGAGTGCAAAATAAAGATGGTTCAGCGATTAGCCTATGGCAAGCGTTACTGCGTTTTTTTGTGGCTATTCCTTCACTACTGCTAGGCGGCCTTGGCTATTTTTGGTTAGTATTCAGCGCAAAAAAAGCCACTTGGCATGACCTATATTCAGACTCAGTGGTGATCCAATTGCCAAAAAACGCACATAAAAAATAG
- the mrcB gene encoding penicillin-binding protein 1B: MTQRKTTSRGKHRKSQPQKSFLRKIWGVSWKLALAAGVILIGYMVYLDAIVQSKFSGKRWTVPAKVYARPLELYAGLPLKQEDFLIELTALGYRKGQAVKRPGDMQVNGNSVELYSRGFKFYDGTEPAQQVRVRFSQQQVAEIQAAGQALPILRLEPLTIGGIYPAHQEDRILIQLKDAPAYLVESLLAVEDRNFFSHHGVSPRGIARAVWVNAQGKKMRQGGSTLTQQLVKNFFLTNERTLSRKANEALMSILLELHYGKEEILEAYLNEVFLGQDGSRAIHGFGLASQYYFGQPFAELEVQQVALLVGMVQGPSGLNPRRNPEAATTRRNLVLDLLAQQGTLTAEEAATAKAKGLGVTQRGSLADTTYPGFMDLVKRQLREDYRDEDLTNEGLRVFTSFDPILQRKAEQAISDTYKRLAGRSGLDKLEAAMLVTNPETGEVQALLGSKAPRYSGYNRALDASRPIGSLVKPAIYLTALQRSEQFTLTTLLQDTNLVVQGKDGSRWSPKNYDRREHGEVFLYQALAKSYNLSTARLGMAVGIGEVLDTVRKLGAAHQWPAYPSMMLGAGDLTPFQVTSMYQTLANGGFNTPLRAIRDVLTADNQPLNRYQFTTEQRFDPGAVFLTQQAMQKAMREGTGRSAYQQVSNAINLAGKTGTSNDLRDSWFAGFSQNLLAVVWMGQDDNGKTAFTGASGALQLWSSFMAKANLVSLNPVAPSNITYAWVNSKTGEGTEQGCPNAVKMPYILGSDPAPVPCWNTENIDNPATNSWLHDIFN; encoded by the coding sequence ATGACGCAAAGAAAAACCACCTCCCGTGGTAAACACCGAAAATCGCAGCCACAGAAATCTTTTTTGCGCAAGATTTGGGGAGTGAGTTGGAAGCTAGCCTTAGCCGCTGGCGTCATTTTAATTGGCTATATGGTGTACTTGGATGCGATAGTTCAGAGCAAATTTTCTGGTAAGCGTTGGACTGTTCCAGCCAAGGTGTACGCGCGCCCCTTAGAACTTTATGCAGGTCTGCCGCTAAAGCAAGAAGACTTTTTAATCGAATTGACGGCGCTTGGTTATCGTAAAGGGCAAGCGGTTAAGCGTCCTGGTGATATGCAGGTTAATGGTAATAGTGTTGAGCTCTATAGCCGTGGCTTTAAGTTTTATGATGGCACAGAACCGGCACAACAGGTTCGGGTGCGCTTTAGTCAGCAACAAGTGGCCGAAATCCAAGCGGCAGGGCAAGCGTTACCGATTTTGCGCTTAGAGCCGTTGACCATTGGTGGCATTTACCCGGCCCATCAAGAAGATCGAATTCTAATTCAGCTAAAAGATGCTCCGGCGTACTTAGTTGAGTCTTTATTGGCGGTAGAAGACCGTAACTTCTTTAGTCATCACGGCGTTTCACCGCGGGGTATTGCCCGTGCAGTATGGGTTAATGCGCAAGGCAAAAAAATGCGCCAAGGCGGGAGTACCTTGACTCAGCAGTTGGTGAAAAACTTCTTTTTAACCAATGAAAGAACCTTGTCGCGTAAAGCCAATGAAGCCTTAATGTCGATTTTACTTGAGCTGCATTACGGCAAAGAAGAAATTTTAGAAGCTTATTTGAACGAAGTATTTCTCGGGCAAGATGGTTCGCGAGCGATCCATGGATTTGGATTGGCTAGTCAGTATTATTTTGGTCAGCCCTTTGCTGAGCTAGAGGTACAGCAGGTGGCTTTATTGGTAGGCATGGTGCAGGGTCCATCGGGGCTGAATCCGCGGCGTAATCCAGAAGCTGCTACGACTCGACGTAACCTAGTATTAGATTTGCTGGCGCAGCAAGGTACCTTAACCGCAGAAGAAGCAGCCACGGCTAAGGCCAAAGGCTTAGGCGTAACGCAGCGCGGAAGCTTAGCGGATACGACCTATCCAGGCTTTATGGATTTAGTGAAACGCCAGCTGCGGGAAGATTACCGAGATGAGGACCTAACTAACGAAGGCCTGCGGGTCTTTACCAGTTTTGACCCGATTTTGCAGCGTAAAGCCGAGCAAGCAATTAGTGATACCTATAAACGTTTAGCCGGGCGCTCCGGGCTGGATAAGTTAGAAGCAGCAATGCTGGTAACTAACCCTGAAACCGGTGAAGTACAAGCATTGTTGGGTAGTAAAGCGCCGCGCTATTCCGGTTATAACCGCGCGCTAGATGCTTCGCGGCCGATTGGCTCACTGGTTAAGCCCGCGATTTATTTAACCGCATTGCAACGATCAGAGCAGTTTACTTTGACCACGTTACTGCAAGACACCAACTTGGTGGTGCAAGGTAAAGATGGCTCACGTTGGAGTCCCAAAAACTATGACCGCCGTGAACATGGTGAGGTGTTTTTATATCAGGCGTTGGCTAAATCTTACAACCTTTCCACTGCTCGATTAGGCATGGCAGTGGGCATTGGCGAGGTGCTGGATACAGTACGTAAACTGGGCGCTGCTCATCAGTGGCCAGCATATCCTTCGATGATGTTGGGGGCAGGAGACTTGACTCCTTTTCAAGTCACCAGTATGTACCAAACCTTAGCCAATGGTGGGTTTAATACGCCTCTGCGAGCGATTCGTGATGTGTTAACGGCGGATAATCAGCCACTGAATCGTTACCAATTTACCACTGAGCAACGTTTTGATCCGGGTGCGGTATTTTTAACCCAACAGGCAATGCAAAAAGCGATGCGCGAAGGTACTGGACGCAGTGCCTATCAGCAGGTAAGTAATGCCATTAATTTAGCTGGAAAAACAGGAACCAGTAATGATTTACGTGATAGTTGGTTTGCCGGTTTTAGTCAGAATCTGTTAGCGGTGGTGTGGATGGGGCAAGACGATAATGGCAAAACGGCGTTCACCGGGGCTAGCGGTGCCTTACAACTGTGGAGTAGTTTTATGGCTAAAGCAAACCTGGTGTCGTTAAACCCTGTGGCACCCAGCAATATTACCTATGCTTGGGTAAACTCTAAAACCGGTGAGGGAACAGAGCAGGGTTGTCCAAATGCGGTGAAAATGCCTTATATTTTAGGTAGCGATCCAGCGCCAGTGCCGTGCTGGAATACAGAAAATATTGATAATCCAGCAACCAATAGTTGGCTGCACGACATTTTTAATTGA
- a CDS encoding NUDIX domain-containing protein, giving the protein MKDEPTAVSQDVTVNQREVCFKGFYQLDRLKLQHRQFSGEMGPEITRELFVRPDAVCVLPYDPQRDTVILVEQFRIGALDKSRHPWLLEVVAGIIDTDETAQQVARREAVEEAGLTLHELWPVTSYYPSPGGSDERVQLFVGRCDSEGAGGVFGLAEEGEDIRVHVWALDAALAAVNDGRIDNAASIITLQWLALNREKVRSLWLS; this is encoded by the coding sequence ATGAAAGATGAGCCAACAGCCGTTAGCCAAGATGTAACGGTCAATCAGCGAGAAGTATGTTTCAAAGGGTTTTATCAGCTCGATCGCCTCAAGCTTCAGCACCGCCAGTTTTCTGGAGAAATGGGCCCTGAAATCACCCGTGAGTTATTTGTTCGTCCGGATGCGGTCTGTGTACTGCCCTATGATCCGCAGCGTGATACGGTGATTTTGGTCGAGCAGTTTCGTATCGGTGCGTTAGATAAAAGCCGTCATCCCTGGTTGCTCGAGGTGGTGGCGGGAATTATTGATACCGATGAAACAGCGCAACAGGTTGCTCGACGTGAAGCGGTAGAAGAAGCGGGACTCACTCTGCATGAATTATGGCCAGTTACCAGTTATTACCCATCGCCCGGTGGTTCTGATGAGCGGGTACAGTTGTTTGTTGGGCGCTGTGATAGCGAAGGGGCAGGTGGCGTCTTTGGCTTAGCGGAAGAAGGTGAGGATATTCGCGTCCATGTGTGGGCGTTAGATGCAGCGTTAGCTGCGGTCAATGATGGGCGGATTGATAACGCGGCCAGTATTATTACTTTACAGTGGTTGGCACTGAATCGAGAAAAAGTGCGGAGTTTATGGCTGAGTTAA